GAAAAATAAGCAAAATATGAATGCGTTAAGAATTGGCTATGCATTTGATTTTGTCACAAATGGCGTAAAAGCCAAAAAGAGAACTTCCCACGAGATTATGCTCTCCTATATAGTTCCGACACCTTGGGAATTACCTAAACCTAAGATCAGAACGCCACGATACAGGCACGAAGAAAATTAACAAAATTTTGGAATATTGAAATTTTTTATAGAACTTGTACAACATTTCTAAACATTTTATCAATTATTTGAGTTTTTTTTGGACTTTTATAATTGCGATGAAAAAAGTTCGTTTAAGAAATAAAAATTTAGTAACTTAAAACACAATTTATTATCAAAAAATTTACAAAAGAAAATTAAACAAGTGTATTATGAATAAAATAGGTGTTATCAGAAGTCTCTGCTACATTGCACTGTTCGGAGCCTCTATTCTTATTCAGGGATGTGGGCGAGGTACCTCCGATGGAGGAGGAGACCTAGTCGGCGTTCAGGGAAGAGAAGGATGGGTTATGACAGTGCCATACGGTATGACAACATGTCCGTCGGGGACTTTCCACATGGGGCAGGCGGATCAGGATGTTCCGGCTACTCAAATTAACCTTAACAAACAGGTGACCATCGGTGGGTTCTATATGGACGAAACCGAAATTACAAACAATGAATACAGACAATTCATTGACGTAATGTTAAGCGATTCAGTTGACGTATTGGGTGAACAATATATCAGAACTGAATTGTATCCTGACACAGCTGTTTGGGTAAAGGATTTTGCTCACCACATGGGTGATCCAATGATGGAATATTACTACGCACACCCTGCGTTTGACGAATATCCAGTAGTTGGTGTTGACTGGTTCGCTGCAAGATATTTCTGCGAGTGGAGAACTAAGCACATGAATAACTGGAGAGCAGAGCAAGGACTTTGGAAAATGCCAAACTTCAGATTACCATCAGAAGCAGAGTGGGAATACGCTGCTAGAGGTGGA
The Sporocytophaga myxococcoides DSM 11118 genome window above contains:
- the gldK gene encoding gliding motility lipoprotein GldK; this translates as MNKIGVIRSLCYIALFGASILIQGCGRGTSDGGGDLVGVQGREGWVMTVPYGMTTCPSGTFHMGQADQDVPATQINLNKQVTIGGFYMDETEITNNEYRQFIDVMLSDSVDVLGEQYIRTELYPDTAVWVKDFAHHMGDPMMEYYYAHPAFDEYPVVGVDWFAARYFCEWRTKHMNNWRAEQGLWKMPNFRLPSEAEWEYAARGGRDMAKYPWGNPYIRNAKGCMLANFKPGRGNYYDDGFMYSSPVASYFSNDFGLYDMAGNVSEWCEDAYYDAAVPVVWDLNPTYYDDDEPRKIIRGGSWKDIAYFLETGTRTFEYQDTTKSYIGFRCVMTYLGRSSGFEF